The following are encoded together in the Paludisphaera mucosa genome:
- a CDS encoding Gfo/Idh/MocA family protein, which produces MRERNRRHFLHDTAALAAAIAALPAGRALAEPEDAPAPDTAKRSANETIRVAVVGVKGRGMDHVDGFSRQPNVKVAAICDIDENVIGPAKQHLEKLDPKSPPKYYQDIRKLLEDKDIDVVSIATPNHWHALAAIWACQAGKDVYVEKPVSHNVTEGRRIVDAARHYKRIVQTGTQCRSHKAVIDAVAFLRSGKLGKVYMAKGLCYKPRGSIGHKPDGPVPAGVDFNVWLGPAPERPFNPNRFHYNWHWFWDTGNGDLGNQGIHQMDLARWGIAKNEFPKTVMSSGGRFGYEDDGETPNTLSTFFEFDDVELQFEVRGLITNPEQEVKIGNIFYGTEGILTIDGYNTFRTYFGPKLEPGESGKGGGDHYANFLQAVRARDPKILNADIEEGHLSSAYCHLGNIAYRLGRKLHINPASESFVDDSEADAMLTRPYRAPFVVPAKIG; this is translated from the coding sequence ATGCGCGAGCGGAACCGACGTCACTTCCTCCACGACACGGCGGCCCTGGCGGCGGCGATCGCGGCCCTGCCCGCGGGCCGGGCCCTGGCCGAGCCCGAGGACGCCCCCGCGCCCGACACGGCCAAGCGCAGCGCGAATGAGACGATCCGCGTGGCGGTCGTGGGCGTCAAGGGCCGGGGGATGGACCACGTCGACGGCTTCAGCCGCCAGCCCAACGTCAAGGTCGCGGCGATCTGCGACATCGACGAGAACGTCATCGGCCCGGCGAAGCAGCACCTGGAGAAGCTCGACCCCAAGTCGCCGCCGAAGTACTACCAGGACATCCGCAAGCTGCTCGAAGACAAGGATATCGACGTCGTCTCGATCGCCACGCCCAACCACTGGCACGCGCTCGCGGCCATCTGGGCCTGCCAGGCCGGCAAGGACGTCTACGTCGAGAAGCCGGTCAGCCACAACGTGACCGAAGGCCGGCGGATCGTCGACGCCGCCCGGCACTACAAGCGAATCGTCCAGACGGGCACCCAGTGCCGCAGCCACAAGGCCGTGATCGACGCGGTCGCTTTCCTCCGCTCGGGCAAGCTCGGCAAGGTCTACATGGCCAAGGGCCTCTGCTACAAGCCCCGAGGCTCGATCGGCCACAAGCCCGACGGGCCGGTCCCGGCCGGCGTCGACTTCAACGTCTGGCTCGGCCCCGCCCCCGAGCGGCCGTTCAACCCCAACCGGTTCCACTACAACTGGCACTGGTTCTGGGACACCGGCAACGGCGACCTGGGCAACCAGGGCATCCACCAGATGGACCTCGCCCGCTGGGGGATCGCCAAGAACGAGTTCCCCAAGACCGTCATGTCCTCCGGCGGCCGGTTCGGCTACGAGGACGACGGCGAGACCCCCAACACCCTCTCGACGTTCTTCGAGTTCGACGACGTCGAGCTCCAGTTCGAGGTCCGCGGCCTGATCACGAACCCCGAGCAAGAGGTCAAGATCGGCAACATCTTCTACGGCACCGAGGGCATCCTGACGATCGACGGCTACAACACCTTCCGCACCTACTTCGGGCCCAAGCTCGAGCCCGGCGAGTCGGGCAAGGGGGGCGGCGACCACTACGCTAACTTCCTCCAGGCCGTCCGCGCCCGCGACCCCAAGATCCTCAACGCCGACATCGAGGAAGGCCACCTGTCGAGCGCGTATTGCCACCTGGGCAACATCGCCTATCGCCTGGGCCGCAAGCTCCACATCAACCCCGCCTCCGAATCGTTCGTCGACGACTCCGAGGCCGACGCCATGCTCACCCGCCCCTACCGCGCCCCCTTCGTCGTCCCGGCGAAGATCGGCTGA
- a CDS encoding HAD family hydrolase, with product MAPTAVLFDFDGVIADAENYHVAAWQRTLVRMGWEVADEVAARAVEQDDHAFAAELFADRGVVEADLDGWVRKKQELTVRMIRLHPRAYPGVAELFRALAGRTRIAVVSTTWRENVEALLEAAGLADAVELIVAKEDVKALKPAPDAYVRALKRLRVAASRAVAVEDSPRGLAAAEAAGLRRLAVGHRREAGDWVGDADFVPAFEPLADVLAQLGFPDRNPA from the coding sequence ATGGCTCCAACCGCCGTCCTGTTCGATTTCGACGGCGTGATCGCCGACGCCGAGAACTACCACGTCGCCGCCTGGCAGCGCACCCTGGTGCGGATGGGCTGGGAGGTCGCCGACGAGGTCGCCGCCCGCGCGGTCGAGCAGGACGACCACGCCTTCGCCGCCGAGCTGTTCGCCGACCGCGGCGTGGTCGAGGCCGACCTCGACGGCTGGGTCCGCAAGAAGCAGGAGCTGACCGTGCGGATGATCCGGCTCCACCCCCGGGCGTACCCGGGCGTCGCCGAGTTGTTCCGCGCCCTCGCCGGCCGTACGCGGATCGCCGTCGTCTCGACCACCTGGCGCGAGAACGTCGAGGCCCTGCTGGAGGCCGCGGGCCTCGCCGACGCCGTCGAGCTGATCGTCGCCAAGGAGGACGTGAAGGCCCTCAAGCCCGCGCCCGACGCCTACGTCCGCGCCCTGAAGCGGCTGAGGGTGGCCGCGTCGCGGGCCGTGGCGGTCGAGGACTCGCCCCGGGGCCTCGCCGCCGCCGAGGCCGCCGGCCTCCGCCGGCTGGCCGTCGGCCATCGCCGCGAGGCCGGCGACTGGGTCGGCGACGCGGATTTCGTCCCGGCGTTCGAGCCCCTCGCCGACGTCCTCGCCCAGCTCGGCTTCCCCGATCGGAACCCCGCATGA
- a CDS encoding sugar phosphate isomerase/epimerase family protein — MSRPLTLFTGQWADLPIESICEKASKWGYEGIELPCWGDHFNVQKALEDDKYCQGRHDLLGKYGLKTWAISNHLVGQAICDVIDERHKLILPPHVWGDGKPEGVKERAAKEMIDTARAAAKLGVKVVNGFTGSSIWHLLYSFPPVSDAMIEAGYKDLADRFNPILDEFKKLGLKFALEVHPTEIAFDLHSAETALKALDRRPEFGFNFDPSHLIWQFVDPVAFIRAFPDRIYHVHVKDAALTLDGKSGILGSHINFGDPRRGWDFRSPGRGQVDFNAIARALNEIGYEGPLSVEWEDPGMDREYGAAEAARFVKEKMIFATPGRLFDQAFAEGQAKAGA, encoded by the coding sequence ATGTCGCGCCCCTTGACGCTCTTCACCGGCCAGTGGGCCGACCTTCCGATCGAGTCGATCTGCGAAAAGGCCAGCAAGTGGGGGTACGAGGGGATCGAGCTGCCCTGCTGGGGCGACCACTTCAACGTCCAGAAGGCGCTCGAGGACGACAAGTACTGCCAGGGCCGGCACGACCTGCTGGGCAAGTACGGTCTCAAGACGTGGGCGATCTCGAACCACCTCGTCGGCCAGGCGATCTGCGACGTCATCGACGAGCGGCACAAGCTGATCCTGCCGCCCCACGTCTGGGGCGACGGCAAGCCCGAGGGGGTCAAGGAGCGGGCCGCGAAGGAGATGATCGACACCGCCCGCGCCGCCGCCAAGCTCGGCGTGAAGGTCGTCAACGGCTTCACCGGCTCGTCGATCTGGCACCTCCTCTACTCGTTCCCGCCCGTCTCCGACGCCATGATCGAGGCCGGGTACAAGGACCTGGCCGACCGCTTCAACCCGATCCTCGACGAGTTCAAGAAGCTCGGCCTGAAGTTCGCGCTGGAGGTCCACCCGACCGAGATCGCCTTCGACCTGCACTCGGCCGAGACCGCGCTGAAGGCGCTGGACCGACGCCCCGAGTTCGGCTTCAACTTCGACCCCAGCCACCTGATCTGGCAGTTCGTCGACCCGGTCGCCTTCATCCGCGCCTTCCCCGACCGCATCTACCACGTCCACGTCAAGGACGCGGCGCTGACGCTCGACGGCAAGTCGGGGATCCTGGGCTCGCACATCAACTTCGGCGACCCCCGCCGGGGCTGGGACTTCCGCTCGCCGGGCCGCGGCCAGGTCGACTTCAACGCCATCGCGCGGGCGCTCAACGAGATCGGCTATGAGGGCCCGCTCTCCGTCGAGTGGGAAGACCCCGGCATGGACCGCGAGTACGGCGCCGCCGAGGCCGCCCGCTTCGTCAAGGAGAAGATGATCTTCGCCACCCCCGGCCGCCTCTTCGACCAGGCCTTCGCCGAGGGCCAGGCCAAGGCCGGCGCCTGA
- a CDS encoding sulfatase family protein produces MNAIVVACNSVHLGFLGAYGNAWIETPNLDRLASQGVVFDHHFPENLTTLPTRRSWWTGRYGFTDPDLGWTPLRNDERILPDFLSGRGVRTALISDSPFLRETGMGYGRGFDDVIWIRGQGYDPYIPADDPRARGVRLEDEPGLRLPEDEDDPETAGRWRTRWEQFLRNRKVLKTDDEENTGVARTVKAAIDWVGRREGDKEPFLLWLDLFSPHGPWDLPDPYRDQYATIEPDEFEADEEGDLVDDSTDDEPEIDIEDVAVLIDVPAGAVGDVLGEAELYRLRRTYAGAVTMVDRWLGELFDALEKSGRDKDTLIIFTSDQGEPLGEHGFVRRFRPWLYEELIHTPLIIRMPGAKHGGIRHQAIVQTVDLLPTLLGFFGVHPPEDAPPIHGRDLLPLVRGDQTKIRDYACMGMDVEEYAIRTHVWHMIVPLVDDPEEPRRPELYRKPEDRWDQNDVIEQHGETAEHLELSLRRFVDALSREALDELPPLRDVARRG; encoded by the coding sequence ATGAACGCCATCGTCGTCGCCTGCAACAGCGTGCATCTGGGATTCCTCGGCGCCTACGGCAACGCCTGGATCGAGACGCCGAACCTCGACCGCCTGGCCTCGCAGGGGGTGGTGTTCGACCACCATTTCCCGGAGAACCTCACCACGCTCCCCACGCGCCGGAGCTGGTGGACGGGCCGCTACGGCTTCACCGACCCCGACCTGGGCTGGACGCCGTTGCGGAACGACGAGCGGATCCTGCCCGACTTCCTCAGCGGCCGGGGCGTGCGCACGGCGTTGATCTCGGACTCGCCCTTCCTCCGCGAGACCGGCATGGGCTACGGCCGCGGGTTCGACGACGTGATCTGGATCCGGGGCCAGGGCTACGACCCCTACATCCCCGCCGACGACCCCCGCGCCCGCGGCGTCCGCCTGGAGGACGAGCCCGGCCTGCGGCTCCCCGAGGACGAGGACGACCCCGAGACCGCCGGGCGCTGGCGGACCCGCTGGGAGCAGTTCCTGCGCAACCGCAAGGTCCTCAAGACCGACGATGAGGAGAACACGGGCGTCGCCCGCACGGTGAAGGCCGCGATCGACTGGGTCGGCCGTCGCGAGGGCGACAAGGAGCCCTTCCTGCTCTGGCTCGACCTGTTCAGCCCCCACGGCCCCTGGGACCTCCCCGACCCGTATCGCGACCAGTACGCCACGATCGAGCCCGACGAGTTCGAGGCCGACGAGGAAGGCGACCTCGTCGACGACTCGACCGACGACGAGCCCGAGATCGACATCGAGGACGTCGCGGTCCTGATCGACGTCCCCGCCGGCGCGGTGGGCGACGTGCTCGGCGAGGCCGAGCTGTACCGCCTGCGGCGCACCTACGCCGGCGCCGTCACCATGGTCGACCGCTGGCTCGGCGAGCTGTTCGACGCCCTGGAGAAGTCCGGCCGCGACAAGGACACGCTGATCATCTTCACGAGCGACCAGGGCGAGCCCCTCGGCGAGCACGGCTTCGTCCGCCGCTTCCGCCCCTGGCTCTACGAGGAGCTGATCCACACCCCGCTGATCATCCGCATGCCGGGCGCGAAGCACGGCGGCATCCGCCACCAGGCGATCGTGCAGACGGTCGACCTGCTGCCCACCCTGCTGGGCTTCTTCGGCGTCCACCCCCCCGAAGACGCGCCGCCGATCCACGGCCGCGACCTGCTCCCCCTCGTCCGCGGCGACCAGACCAAGATCCGCGACTACGCCTGCATGGGCATGGACGTCGAGGAATACGCCATCCGCACCCACGTCTGGCACATGATCGTCCCCCTGGTCGACGACCCCGAAGAGCCGCGCCGGCCCGAGCTGTACCGCAAGCCCGAGGACCGCTGGGACCAGAACGACGTCATCGAGCAGCACGGCGAGACGGCCGAGCACCTCGAGCTGTCCCTCCGCCGCTTCGTCGACGCCCTCTCCCGCGAGGCCCTCGACGAGCTGCCGCCCCTGCGCGACGTCGCCCGGCGGGGGTGA
- a CDS encoding DUF559 domain-containing protein yields the protein MDPKFEHSTPADPLDRARRLRRDMTMPERSLWQALRSLRTSGLKFRRQVPFGALVVDFYESARRLVVELDGDSHIGRAEYDLARQAWLESRNPCVFRVSNDDGLADVGAVVDSILACTRRLDGIESR from the coding sequence ATGGACCCGAAATTCGAGCATTCCACCCCCGCCGACCCCCTGGATCGCGCCCGCCGCTTGCGTCGCGACATGACCATGCCCGAGAGGTCGCTCTGGCAGGCGCTCCGAAGCCTCCGAACGTCCGGCCTGAAGTTTCGGCGGCAGGTCCCCTTCGGCGCTCTCGTCGTCGACTTCTACGAATCGGCTCGCCGCCTCGTCGTCGAGCTGGACGGGGACAGCCATATCGGCCGTGCCGAGTACGACCTCGCCCGGCAGGCCTGGCTCGAATCCCGGAATCCGTGCGTATTCCGAGTGTCGAACGACGACGGGCTCGCGGACGTCGGGGCGGTCGTCGATTCGATCCTCGCTTGCACTCGGAGGCTGGACGGGATCGAATCCCGCTGA
- a CDS encoding DUF2079 domain-containing protein, with protein sequence MRIDERTGAWLIVAALTATLTATTTTQALRRYHDLRTGWSWDLAYFNQSIWTVTKGDGLITVRPIGSVSTEGPSAWKSNHLGPIRLAMVPFHLAFPDPRTLLIFANIVFWWLIPAAYTLARSESGSDRVALSAVALVPLTPLLWPMAWNDFREIQAGIPFALWAFQGVRSRRAGLTAAGVAGMLACRQEFAVVVMSLAFLPPREDEDVAKKARWRLALFDVGLGWVLVYFVYLKLMVGTRAPQAYVDQLLGPKPTLGQALDTMFWVVRDGLGPWALLALVVPGAAVLAAPWVWSLCNGQWAMRMLGQASWHHVRYAAPSVATTLAAGLIGYARLAVLLRGRRGGRAVLVAVWLLAAGYSAFGLREVMKRMDRIPPPVDAADVEPYWAWARQVGPDDAVLASYEFAAPLSSRKSLYSHVLTANEPRGYPRLAPEFRWVFWKVPGLEPKMFVDQGFAVVHRGPSLVVLRRAGTP encoded by the coding sequence ATGCGGATCGACGAGAGGACCGGGGCCTGGCTGATCGTGGCGGCCTTGACGGCGACGCTCACGGCGACGACCACGACCCAGGCTTTGCGGCGGTATCACGACCTTCGCACCGGGTGGTCGTGGGACCTGGCGTACTTCAACCAGTCGATCTGGACGGTGACGAAGGGGGACGGCCTGATCACCGTCCGGCCCATCGGGTCGGTCTCGACGGAGGGGCCCTCGGCCTGGAAGTCGAACCACCTGGGGCCGATCCGGCTGGCGATGGTCCCGTTCCACCTCGCCTTCCCCGACCCGCGGACGCTTTTGATCTTCGCCAACATCGTCTTCTGGTGGCTGATCCCGGCGGCGTACACGCTGGCGAGGTCGGAGTCGGGGTCGGACCGCGTCGCGCTCTCGGCCGTCGCGCTCGTGCCCCTCACCCCCCTGCTCTGGCCGATGGCCTGGAACGACTTCCGCGAGATCCAGGCGGGGATCCCGTTCGCGCTCTGGGCCTTCCAGGGGGTGCGGAGCCGGCGGGCCGGGCTGACGGCGGCGGGCGTGGCGGGGATGCTGGCGTGCCGCCAGGAGTTCGCCGTCGTCGTCATGTCGCTGGCGTTCCTCCCCCCGCGCGAGGACGAGGACGTGGCGAAGAAGGCCCGCTGGCGGCTGGCGCTGTTCGACGTCGGCCTGGGCTGGGTCCTGGTCTACTTCGTCTACCTCAAGCTGATGGTCGGGACCCGCGCGCCGCAGGCGTACGTCGACCAGCTCTTGGGCCCCAAGCCGACGCTGGGGCAGGCGCTCGACACGATGTTCTGGGTGGTGCGCGACGGCCTCGGCCCCTGGGCCTTGCTGGCGCTCGTCGTCCCCGGCGCGGCGGTCCTGGCGGCCCCCTGGGTCTGGAGCCTGTGCAACGGCCAGTGGGCGATGCGGATGCTGGGTCAGGCGTCGTGGCACCACGTCCGCTACGCGGCCCCGTCGGTCGCGACGACGCTCGCCGCCGGCCTGATCGGCTACGCCCGCCTGGCCGTGCTGCTGCGAGGCCGGCGCGGCGGGCGGGCGGTCCTCGTGGCGGTCTGGCTGCTGGCGGCGGGCTATTCGGCGTTCGGCCTGCGCGAGGTCATGAAGCGGATGGACCGGATCCCGCCGCCGGTCGACGCGGCCGACGTCGAGCCCTACTGGGCCTGGGCCCGCCAGGTCGGCCCGGACGACGCCGTGCTGGCCTCGTACGAGTTCGCGGCCCCGCTCTCGTCGCGCAAGAGCCTGTACAGCCACGTCCTCACGGCCAACGAGCCCCGGGGCTATCCGAGGCTCGCGCCGGAGTTTCGCTGGGTCTTCTGGAAGGTCCCGGGGCTGGAACCGAAAATGTTCGTCGACCAGGGCTTCGCCGTGGTGCACCGCGGGCCGTCGCTGGTCGTGCTGCGCCGCGCGGGGACGCCGTAG
- a CDS encoding tetratricopeptide repeat protein, with protein sequence MTPSNGHPKDPSRRPNGPGGPQRRPRPGPGGPGPREHRPGPIGLRRVEGELFELVHPACVEETDLDYQEGLEIWKAGEPEEARDALRFALEGCPDNLWVHVALGDLALKEFRDPRLAQGHYGYAFELAQRALPPDFAGRLPREREANRPFFDALQGLIACLRAVGEGREADKLQKLLEKLR encoded by the coding sequence ATGACCCCCTCCAACGGACATCCCAAGGATCCTTCCCGGCGGCCGAACGGGCCCGGCGGCCCGCAGCGCCGGCCCCGCCCCGGCCCCGGCGGCCCCGGCCCCCGCGAGCACCGCCCCGGCCCGATCGGCCTCCGCCGCGTCGAGGGCGAGCTGTTCGAGCTGGTCCACCCCGCGTGCGTCGAGGAGACCGACCTCGACTACCAGGAAGGCCTGGAGATCTGGAAGGCCGGCGAGCCCGAGGAGGCCCGCGACGCCCTCCGCTTCGCCCTCGAAGGCTGCCCTGACAACCTCTGGGTCCACGTCGCCCTCGGCGACCTGGCGCTCAAGGAGTTCCGCGACCCCCGCCTGGCCCAGGGACATTACGGCTACGCCTTCGAGCTCGCCCAGCGCGCCCTCCCCCCCGACTTCGCCGGCCGGCTGCCGCGCGAGCGCGAGGCCAACCGCCCCTTCTTCGACGCCCTCCAGGGCCTCATCGCCTGCCTGCGCGCCGTCGGCGAGGGCCGCGAGGCCGACAAGCTCCAGAAGCTGCTCGAAAAGCTCCGCTGA
- a CDS encoding cyclase family protein, whose product MRERRIRVGFLAAFGLLATAALALGRGGAKEEGAPLWEVLARLRQGRFVDLTHAFGPGAPHWGGAPDEAVETLYDFEPGGGSMGKGLLMHRYSLVGQWGTHVDPPAHFVKGLRTVDQIDVREMLLPLVVLDLHEAVAKDPDATPTLDDVRGWERRHGPIPAGSFVALRTDWSKRWPDPAAMRNLDAQGVSHTPGWGREVLRYLFEDCKAAAIGHETLDTDPGSAGSRGDYALEAYVLGRDKYQIEALANLDQVPESGAIVVAAFPKPRGGSGFPARVFAIAP is encoded by the coding sequence ATGCGAGAGCGGCGGATTCGCGTGGGATTCCTGGCGGCCTTCGGGCTGCTGGCGACGGCGGCGCTGGCCCTGGGGCGGGGTGGGGCGAAGGAGGAGGGGGCTCCGCTCTGGGAGGTCCTGGCGAGGCTCCGGCAGGGGCGGTTCGTCGACCTGACGCACGCGTTCGGGCCCGGCGCGCCGCACTGGGGGGGCGCGCCGGACGAGGCCGTCGAGACGCTGTACGACTTCGAGCCGGGCGGCGGCTCGATGGGCAAGGGCCTGCTCATGCACCGCTACAGCCTGGTCGGCCAGTGGGGCACGCACGTCGACCCGCCGGCCCACTTCGTCAAGGGCCTGCGCACCGTCGACCAGATCGACGTCCGCGAGATGCTGCTGCCGCTGGTCGTGCTCGACCTCCACGAGGCCGTCGCGAAGGACCCCGACGCCACGCCGACCCTGGACGACGTCCGCGGCTGGGAACGCCGCCACGGGCCGATCCCCGCCGGCTCGTTCGTCGCGCTGCGGACCGACTGGTCGAAACGCTGGCCCGACCCCGCCGCCATGCGCAACCTCGACGCGCAGGGCGTCTCCCACACCCCCGGCTGGGGCCGCGAGGTTCTGCGGTACCTCTTCGAAGACTGCAAGGCCGCGGCGATCGGCCACGAGACCCTGGACACCGACCCCGGCTCGGCCGGGAGCCGGGGCGACTACGCCCTGGAGGCCTACGTCCTGGGCCGGGACAAGTATCAGATCGAGGCGCTCGCGAACCTCGATCAGGTGCCGGAATCGGGCGCGATCGTCGTCGCCGCCTTCCCCAAGCCGCGCGGGGGCTCGGGCTTCCCGGCCCGCGTGTTCGCGATCGCGCCGTAA
- a CDS encoding protein adenylyltransferase SelO, translated as MVTGAVSGADADDFGWRFDNTYARLPDALSVPATPARVREPRASILNHRLAGELGLDLDAAAPEGAAALFAGQELPAGSRPIAQAYAGHQYGHFTMLGDGRAILLGEHRTPAGGLVDVQFKGSGRTRFSRGGDGRAALGPMLREYIVSEAMAALGVPTTRSLAVVATGEPVYRETARRGAILTRVAASHIRVGTFEYAAALGDEPTLRALADYAIDRHDPALAGVPGKYLEFLRAVADRQAALIARWQLVGFIHGVMNTDNMAVSGETIDYGPCAFMNAYDPDTVFSSIDRAGRYAYGRQPDIALWNLARLAETLLPLLDPDEAKAIAAATEVLAGFPAAFEGYWLAGMRRKLGLRTGEPGDADLVAALLAWMHKSRADFVNTFRDLSPERPSEGDPEFLAWHGRWRERLGRDGQPPDAAVALMRASNPAVIPRNHQVEEALAAAEDRDDLSPLHDLLSALASPYEPRGDVSRYQAPPPDECGYRTFCGT; from the coding sequence ATGGTCACCGGGGCCGTATCGGGCGCGGACGCCGACGATTTCGGGTGGCGGTTCGACAACACCTACGCGCGGCTGCCGGACGCCCTTTCCGTCCCGGCGACGCCGGCCCGGGTGCGCGAGCCGCGGGCCTCGATTCTCAACCACCGGCTGGCGGGCGAGCTCGGCCTCGACCTCGACGCCGCGGCGCCGGAGGGGGCCGCCGCCCTGTTCGCCGGGCAGGAGCTGCCGGCCGGCTCTCGGCCGATCGCGCAGGCCTACGCCGGCCACCAGTACGGCCATTTCACCATGCTGGGCGACGGCCGCGCGATCCTGCTGGGCGAGCACCGCACGCCCGCCGGCGGCCTCGTCGACGTCCAGTTCAAGGGCTCGGGGCGGACGCGGTTCTCCCGGGGCGGCGACGGCCGCGCTGCGCTCGGGCCCATGCTCCGCGAGTACATCGTCAGCGAGGCCATGGCGGCCCTCGGCGTCCCCACCACCCGCAGCCTCGCGGTGGTCGCCACCGGCGAGCCGGTCTATCGCGAAACGGCCCGCCGTGGGGCGATCTTGACCCGCGTGGCCGCCAGCCACATCCGCGTCGGGACGTTCGAGTACGCGGCGGCCCTGGGGGACGAGCCCACCCTGCGTGCCCTGGCCGACTACGCGATCGACCGCCACGACCCGGCCCTGGCCGGCGTCCCCGGGAAGTACCTGGAGTTTTTGCGGGCCGTCGCCGACCGCCAGGCCGCCCTCATCGCCCGCTGGCAGCTGGTCGGGTTCATCCACGGCGTGATGAACACCGACAACATGGCGGTCTCCGGGGAGACGATCGACTACGGCCCCTGCGCGTTCATGAACGCGTACGACCCGGACACGGTGTTCAGCTCGATCGATCGTGCCGGCCGGTACGCCTACGGCAGGCAGCCGGACATCGCGTTGTGGAACCTGGCCCGGCTCGCCGAGACCTTGCTGCCGCTGCTGGACCCCGACGAGGCGAAGGCGATCGCGGCCGCCACCGAGGTGCTCGCAGGGTTCCCGGCCGCGTTCGAGGGCTACTGGCTGGCCGGGATGCGGAGGAAGCTGGGGCTCCGGACCGGCGAGCCGGGCGACGCCGATCTGGTCGCCGCGCTGCTGGCCTGGATGCACAAATCCCGGGCCGATTTCGTGAACACATTCCGCGACCTGTCGCCGGAGCGGCCATCGGAAGGCGACCCGGAATTCCTGGCATGGCATGGCCGGTGGCGGGAACGGCTGGGCCGGGACGGCCAGCCCCCCGACGCGGCCGTCGCCCTGATGCGGGCCTCCAACCCGGCCGTCATCCCGCGGAACCACCAGGTGGAGGAGGCGCTGGCCGCCGCCGAGGACCGCGACGATCTGTCCCCGCTTCACGACCTGCTTTCCGCGTTGGCGTCGCCCTATGAACCCCGGGGCGACGTATCGCGGTATCAGGCCCCGCCGCCCGACGAGTGCGGCTATCGCACCTTCTGCGGGACGTGA
- a CDS encoding S1/P1 nuclease, whose amino-acid sequence MPSQAAPTRPSAGRAKPPRTLARRLAAATAALLVAVAAAAPKPAFAWGRNAHRAAARLAESRLTPEARALVRELLDEGESLADASTWADENSRDIPGSASWHFVNVPITAERYSPQYCRDGCVVSRLAEFRRILADPTAPKPRRRMALRYVVHLVEDVHQPMHVGDRRDRGGNTVQLSYFRDEFTNLHQVWDSGILRVGFRNERELADALFDVARRPEARNWLGGDAEDWADESLKAAKKAYLMPGTNEFIRPGARLGREYQDAQLPVAVERLARAGMRLSDVLNADLAPPKKKAPAPNAVPAPHFNRDRRPSRGAAPAQPSPR is encoded by the coding sequence ATGCCTTCCCAAGCAGCACCGACGCGGCCCTCGGCGGGCCGCGCGAAGCCCCCGCGGACCCTCGCGCGGCGGCTCGCCGCGGCGACCGCGGCCCTCCTCGTGGCGGTCGCGGCCGCGGCCCCGAAACCGGCCTTCGCCTGGGGCCGCAACGCCCACCGGGCGGCGGCCCGGCTGGCCGAGAGCCGCCTCACCCCCGAGGCCCGCGCGCTGGTCCGCGAGCTGCTGGACGAGGGCGAGTCGCTCGCCGACGCCTCGACCTGGGCCGACGAGAACAGCCGCGACATCCCCGGCAGCGCGTCGTGGCATTTCGTCAACGTGCCGATCACGGCCGAGCGCTACTCGCCGCAGTATTGCCGCGACGGCTGCGTCGTCTCGCGGCTGGCGGAGTTCCGGCGGATCCTCGCCGACCCGACGGCCCCCAAGCCGCGGCGGCGGATGGCCCTCCGCTACGTCGTCCACCTCGTCGAGGACGTCCACCAGCCGATGCACGTCGGCGACCGCCGAGACCGCGGGGGCAACACCGTCCAGCTCTCGTACTTCCGCGACGAGTTCACCAACCTGCACCAGGTCTGGGACTCGGGCATCCTCCGCGTCGGCTTCCGCAACGAGCGCGAGCTGGCCGACGCCCTGTTCGACGTGGCCCGCCGGCCCGAGGCCCGCAACTGGCTCGGCGGCGACGCCGAGGACTGGGCCGACGAGAGCCTGAAGGCGGCCAAGAAGGCCTACCTCATGCCCGGCACCAACGAGTTCATCCGCCCCGGGGCGCGGCTCGGCCGCGAGTACCAGGACGCCCAACTCCCCGTCGCCGTCGAGCGCCTGGCCCGGGCCGGGATGCGGCTCTCCGACGTCCTCAACGCCGACCTCGCGCCCCCGAAGAAGAAGGCGCCGGCCCCGAACGCCGTCCCCGCGCCCCACTTCAACCGCGACCGCCGGCCCAGCCGCGGCGCCGCGCCGGCTCAGCCCTCGCCGCGCTGA